In Tachysurus fulvidraco isolate hzauxx_2018 chromosome 3, HZAU_PFXX_2.0, whole genome shotgun sequence, a single window of DNA contains:
- the casp2 gene encoding caspase-2 isoform X4: MLGGCGMKEIDKVALRKNSVALCRELVVDELLIQYLQAEDILTESMAETILAETTSQRRSWRLLMLLPKRGPRAFRTFCTALKETEQEHLSNLLIRFRERFVDPKLPLPTEECAVRAKRACTQESMEMCLDADSPLTTAVLSCTQEFYLSHCAQAYQMSSSPRGLALVLSNVHFEPELSELDTRRGGEVDEEVLRRLFTELDFKVSLQKDLTVQAMQACIEQFAQQPEHAVSDCCVVCLLSHGVEGSIYGVDGKLLELDWVFERLDNSRCPLLQNKPKMFFIQACRGEEMDCGVDQLDGDDAMQPTGCEQRDAGREENHDRQNGASEISEAERLRVKLPQRSDMICGFATLKGTAAMRNTKKGSWFIQELNTAMRQRARDTHLSDILVQVNSQIKEREGHAPGSAHHRCKEMSEFTSSLCKDLYLFPKYCPNN, from the exons ATGCTCGGGGGGTGTGGCATGAAAGAGATTGACAAGGTGGCCCTGAGGAAGAACTCAGTGGCACTTTGTAGAGAACTGGTGGTAGACGAGTTGCTCATTCAGTATCTGCAGGCTGAAGACATTCTCACAGAGAGCATGGCAGAAACCATTCTG GCAGAGACAACATCCCAAAGGAGGAGCTGGCGTTTGTTGATGTTACTCCCGAAACGTGGCCCCCGAGCTTTCAGGACGTTCTGCACGGCTCTTAAAGAGACAGAGCAGGAGCACCTCTCCAACTTGCTTATTAGATTCAGAGAG AGGTTTGTAGACCCTAAACTTCCTCTTCCGACTGAGGAGTGTGCAGTGCGTGCTAAAAGAGCTTGCACccaag AGTCTATGGAGATGTGCTTGGATGCTGACAGTCCTCTGACTACTGCTGTGCTCTCATGCACACAGGAGTTCTACCTGTCTCACTGTGCTCag gCCTACCAAATGAGCTCTAGTCCACGTGGTCTTGCTTTGGTGCTGAGTAACGTGCACTTCGAGCCTGAATTATCAGAGCTGGACACACGGAGAGGGGGAGAGGTAGATGAGGAGGTGCTGAGGAGACTCTTTACTGAGCTGGACTTCAAAGTGAGCCTTCAAAAAGATCTCACTGTCCAG GCTATGCAGGCCTGTATAGAGCAGTTTGCTCAGCAGCCAGAGCACGCTGTGTCTGactgctgtgttgtgtgtttgttgtctcATGGGGTCGAGGGCTCCATTTACGGTGTTGATGGGAAGCTGCTGgaa ttGGACTGGGTATTTGAGAGGTTGGATAACTCTCGTTGTCCCCTGCTTCAAAACAAGCCAAAAATGTTCTTCATTCAGGCCTGTAGAGGAG AGGAGATGGACTGTGGTGTGGACCAATTAGATGGTGATGATGCGATGCAGCCTACAGGCTGTGAACAGAGGGATGCAGGGAGAGAAGAGAACCATGACAGACAGAACGGAGCAAGTGAAATAAGCGAGGCAGAGAGACTGCGAGTGAAACTTCCCCAGAGATCTGACATGATCTGCGGTTTTGCTACTCTCAAAG GCACTGCTGCAATGAGGAACACAAAGAAAGGCTCATGGTTCATTCAGGAACTCAACACAGCTATGAGGCAGAGAGCCAGAGACACACATTTATCAGATATACTGGTGCAG GTGAATAGCCAAATTAAGGAGAGGGAAGGCCATGCTCCAGGTTCGGCACACCATCGCTGTAAAGAGATGTCTGAATTCACCAGTTCACTCTGCAAAGACCTCTACCTCTTTCCCAAGTACTGCCCAAATAACTAG
- the casp2 gene encoding caspase-2 isoform X2 has product MLGGCGMKEIDKVALRKNSVALCRELVVDELLIQYLQAEDILTESMAETILAETTSQRRSWRLLMLLPKRGPRAFRTFCTALKETEQEHLSNLLIRFREDSPTQSGSEISFTQDSSPAKKRKDQERFVDPKLPLPTEECAVRAKRACTQESMEMCLDADSPLTTAVLSCTQEFYLSHCAQAYQMSSSPRGLALVLSNVHFEPELSELDTRRGGEVDEEVLRRLFTELDFKVSLQKDLTVQAMQACIEQFAQQPEHAVSDCCVVCLLSHGVEGSIYGVDGKLLELDWVFERLDNSRCPLLQNKPKMFFIQACRGEEMDCGVDQLDGDDAMQPTGCEQRDAGREENHDRQNGASEISEAERLRVKLPQRSDMICGFATLKGTAAMRNTKKGSWFIQELNTAMRQRARDTHLSDILVQVNSQIKEREGHAPGSAHHRCKEMSEFTSSLCKDLYLFPKYCPNN; this is encoded by the exons ATGCTCGGGGGGTGTGGCATGAAAGAGATTGACAAGGTGGCCCTGAGGAAGAACTCAGTGGCACTTTGTAGAGAACTGGTGGTAGACGAGTTGCTCATTCAGTATCTGCAGGCTGAAGACATTCTCACAGAGAGCATGGCAGAAACCATTCTG GCAGAGACAACATCCCAAAGGAGGAGCTGGCGTTTGTTGATGTTACTCCCGAAACGTGGCCCCCGAGCTTTCAGGACGTTCTGCACGGCTCTTAAAGAGACAGAGCAGGAGCACCTCTCCAACTTGCTTATTAGATTCAGAGAG GACTCACCTACACAGAGTGGGAGTGAAATCTCTTTCACACAGGACAGCTCACCTGCTAAGAAAAGGAAAGACCAGGAG AGGTTTGTAGACCCTAAACTTCCTCTTCCGACTGAGGAGTGTGCAGTGCGTGCTAAAAGAGCTTGCACccaag AGTCTATGGAGATGTGCTTGGATGCTGACAGTCCTCTGACTACTGCTGTGCTCTCATGCACACAGGAGTTCTACCTGTCTCACTGTGCTCag gCCTACCAAATGAGCTCTAGTCCACGTGGTCTTGCTTTGGTGCTGAGTAACGTGCACTTCGAGCCTGAATTATCAGAGCTGGACACACGGAGAGGGGGAGAGGTAGATGAGGAGGTGCTGAGGAGACTCTTTACTGAGCTGGACTTCAAAGTGAGCCTTCAAAAAGATCTCACTGTCCAG GCTATGCAGGCCTGTATAGAGCAGTTTGCTCAGCAGCCAGAGCACGCTGTGTCTGactgctgtgttgtgtgtttgttgtctcATGGGGTCGAGGGCTCCATTTACGGTGTTGATGGGAAGCTGCTGgaa ttGGACTGGGTATTTGAGAGGTTGGATAACTCTCGTTGTCCCCTGCTTCAAAACAAGCCAAAAATGTTCTTCATTCAGGCCTGTAGAGGAG AGGAGATGGACTGTGGTGTGGACCAATTAGATGGTGATGATGCGATGCAGCCTACAGGCTGTGAACAGAGGGATGCAGGGAGAGAAGAGAACCATGACAGACAGAACGGAGCAAGTGAAATAAGCGAGGCAGAGAGACTGCGAGTGAAACTTCCCCAGAGATCTGACATGATCTGCGGTTTTGCTACTCTCAAAG GCACTGCTGCAATGAGGAACACAAAGAAAGGCTCATGGTTCATTCAGGAACTCAACACAGCTATGAGGCAGAGAGCCAGAGACACACATTTATCAGATATACTGGTGCAG GTGAATAGCCAAATTAAGGAGAGGGAAGGCCATGCTCCAGGTTCGGCACACCATCGCTGTAAAGAGATGTCTGAATTCACCAGTTCACTCTGCAAAGACCTCTACCTCTTTCCCAAGTACTGCCCAAATAACTAG
- the casp2 gene encoding caspase-2 isoform X1 has product MLGGCGMKEIDKVALRKNSVALCRELVVDELLIQYLQAEDILTESMAETILAETTSQRRSWRLLMLLPKRGPRAFRTFCTALKETEQEHLSNLLIRFREDSPTQSGSEISFTQDSSPAKKRKDQERFVDPKLPLPTEECAVRAKRACTQESMEMCLDADSPLTTAVLSCTQEFYLSHCAQAYQMSSSPRGLALVLSNVHFEPELSELDTRRGGEVDEEVLRRLFTELDFKVSLQKDLTVQAMQACIEQFAQQPEHAVSDCCVVCLLSHGVEGSIYGVDGKLLELDWVFERLDNSRCPLLQNKPKMFFIQACRGEEMDCGVDQLDGDDAMQPTGCEQRDAGREENHDRQNGASEISEAERLRVKLPQRSDMICGFATLKGFSTAAMRNTKKGSWFIQELNTAMRQRARDTHLSDILVQVNSQIKEREGHAPGSAHHRCKEMSEFTSSLCKDLYLFPKYCPNN; this is encoded by the exons ATGCTCGGGGGGTGTGGCATGAAAGAGATTGACAAGGTGGCCCTGAGGAAGAACTCAGTGGCACTTTGTAGAGAACTGGTGGTAGACGAGTTGCTCATTCAGTATCTGCAGGCTGAAGACATTCTCACAGAGAGCATGGCAGAAACCATTCTG GCAGAGACAACATCCCAAAGGAGGAGCTGGCGTTTGTTGATGTTACTCCCGAAACGTGGCCCCCGAGCTTTCAGGACGTTCTGCACGGCTCTTAAAGAGACAGAGCAGGAGCACCTCTCCAACTTGCTTATTAGATTCAGAGAG GACTCACCTACACAGAGTGGGAGTGAAATCTCTTTCACACAGGACAGCTCACCTGCTAAGAAAAGGAAAGACCAGGAG AGGTTTGTAGACCCTAAACTTCCTCTTCCGACTGAGGAGTGTGCAGTGCGTGCTAAAAGAGCTTGCACccaag AGTCTATGGAGATGTGCTTGGATGCTGACAGTCCTCTGACTACTGCTGTGCTCTCATGCACACAGGAGTTCTACCTGTCTCACTGTGCTCag gCCTACCAAATGAGCTCTAGTCCACGTGGTCTTGCTTTGGTGCTGAGTAACGTGCACTTCGAGCCTGAATTATCAGAGCTGGACACACGGAGAGGGGGAGAGGTAGATGAGGAGGTGCTGAGGAGACTCTTTACTGAGCTGGACTTCAAAGTGAGCCTTCAAAAAGATCTCACTGTCCAG GCTATGCAGGCCTGTATAGAGCAGTTTGCTCAGCAGCCAGAGCACGCTGTGTCTGactgctgtgttgtgtgtttgttgtctcATGGGGTCGAGGGCTCCATTTACGGTGTTGATGGGAAGCTGCTGgaa ttGGACTGGGTATTTGAGAGGTTGGATAACTCTCGTTGTCCCCTGCTTCAAAACAAGCCAAAAATGTTCTTCATTCAGGCCTGTAGAGGAG AGGAGATGGACTGTGGTGTGGACCAATTAGATGGTGATGATGCGATGCAGCCTACAGGCTGTGAACAGAGGGATGCAGGGAGAGAAGAGAACCATGACAGACAGAACGGAGCAAGTGAAATAAGCGAGGCAGAGAGACTGCGAGTGAAACTTCCCCAGAGATCTGACATGATCTGCGGTTTTGCTACTCTCAAAGGTTTCA GCACTGCTGCAATGAGGAACACAAAGAAAGGCTCATGGTTCATTCAGGAACTCAACACAGCTATGAGGCAGAGAGCCAGAGACACACATTTATCAGATATACTGGTGCAG GTGAATAGCCAAATTAAGGAGAGGGAAGGCCATGCTCCAGGTTCGGCACACCATCGCTGTAAAGAGATGTCTGAATTCACCAGTTCACTCTGCAAAGACCTCTACCTCTTTCCCAAGTACTGCCCAAATAACTAG
- the casp2 gene encoding caspase-2 isoform X3: MLGGCGMKEIDKVALRKNSVALCRELVVDELLIQYLQAEDILTESMAETILAETTSQRRSWRLLMLLPKRGPRAFRTFCTALKETEQEHLSNLLIRFRERFVDPKLPLPTEECAVRAKRACTQESMEMCLDADSPLTTAVLSCTQEFYLSHCAQAYQMSSSPRGLALVLSNVHFEPELSELDTRRGGEVDEEVLRRLFTELDFKVSLQKDLTVQAMQACIEQFAQQPEHAVSDCCVVCLLSHGVEGSIYGVDGKLLELDWVFERLDNSRCPLLQNKPKMFFIQACRGEEMDCGVDQLDGDDAMQPTGCEQRDAGREENHDRQNGASEISEAERLRVKLPQRSDMICGFATLKGFSTAAMRNTKKGSWFIQELNTAMRQRARDTHLSDILVQVNSQIKEREGHAPGSAHHRCKEMSEFTSSLCKDLYLFPKYCPNN, from the exons ATGCTCGGGGGGTGTGGCATGAAAGAGATTGACAAGGTGGCCCTGAGGAAGAACTCAGTGGCACTTTGTAGAGAACTGGTGGTAGACGAGTTGCTCATTCAGTATCTGCAGGCTGAAGACATTCTCACAGAGAGCATGGCAGAAACCATTCTG GCAGAGACAACATCCCAAAGGAGGAGCTGGCGTTTGTTGATGTTACTCCCGAAACGTGGCCCCCGAGCTTTCAGGACGTTCTGCACGGCTCTTAAAGAGACAGAGCAGGAGCACCTCTCCAACTTGCTTATTAGATTCAGAGAG AGGTTTGTAGACCCTAAACTTCCTCTTCCGACTGAGGAGTGTGCAGTGCGTGCTAAAAGAGCTTGCACccaag AGTCTATGGAGATGTGCTTGGATGCTGACAGTCCTCTGACTACTGCTGTGCTCTCATGCACACAGGAGTTCTACCTGTCTCACTGTGCTCag gCCTACCAAATGAGCTCTAGTCCACGTGGTCTTGCTTTGGTGCTGAGTAACGTGCACTTCGAGCCTGAATTATCAGAGCTGGACACACGGAGAGGGGGAGAGGTAGATGAGGAGGTGCTGAGGAGACTCTTTACTGAGCTGGACTTCAAAGTGAGCCTTCAAAAAGATCTCACTGTCCAG GCTATGCAGGCCTGTATAGAGCAGTTTGCTCAGCAGCCAGAGCACGCTGTGTCTGactgctgtgttgtgtgtttgttgtctcATGGGGTCGAGGGCTCCATTTACGGTGTTGATGGGAAGCTGCTGgaa ttGGACTGGGTATTTGAGAGGTTGGATAACTCTCGTTGTCCCCTGCTTCAAAACAAGCCAAAAATGTTCTTCATTCAGGCCTGTAGAGGAG AGGAGATGGACTGTGGTGTGGACCAATTAGATGGTGATGATGCGATGCAGCCTACAGGCTGTGAACAGAGGGATGCAGGGAGAGAAGAGAACCATGACAGACAGAACGGAGCAAGTGAAATAAGCGAGGCAGAGAGACTGCGAGTGAAACTTCCCCAGAGATCTGACATGATCTGCGGTTTTGCTACTCTCAAAGGTTTCA GCACTGCTGCAATGAGGAACACAAAGAAAGGCTCATGGTTCATTCAGGAACTCAACACAGCTATGAGGCAGAGAGCCAGAGACACACATTTATCAGATATACTGGTGCAG GTGAATAGCCAAATTAAGGAGAGGGAAGGCCATGCTCCAGGTTCGGCACACCATCGCTGTAAAGAGATGTCTGAATTCACCAGTTCACTCTGCAAAGACCTCTACCTCTTTCCCAAGTACTGCCCAAATAACTAG